A single window of Candidatus Methylomirabilota bacterium DNA harbors:
- a CDS encoding DUF3501 family protein produces MSPAGHDKIQLKDVLNFFEYEKVRAEMRRRVIDLKRVRRVPVGEHLSFVFENRDTVLLQIQEMCRVERITADARVQDELDVYNALLPGPGELSATLFIEITDKDQIQAVLDRFIGIDAGPTVWIQVGKDFALPGEFEAGHSDEEKGKLSAVHFVRFAFPPEAVRAFASSPVHLVVDHPAVRARVELQAESKAQLLEDLRG; encoded by the coding sequence ATGAGCCCGGCGGGTCATGACAAGATCCAACTGAAGGACGTCCTGAACTTCTTCGAATACGAGAAGGTGCGCGCCGAAATGCGGCGGAGGGTGATCGATCTCAAGCGCGTGCGCCGGGTGCCCGTGGGCGAGCACCTGAGCTTCGTCTTCGAGAACCGCGACACCGTGCTCTTGCAGATTCAGGAGATGTGCCGCGTCGAACGGATCACGGCCGACGCCCGCGTCCAGGACGAGCTCGACGTCTACAACGCCCTCCTCCCGGGCCCGGGCGAGCTCAGCGCCACGCTCTTCATCGAGATCACCGACAAGGACCAGATCCAGGCCGTGCTCGACCGGTTCATTGGTATCGACGCGGGGCCGACGGTCTGGATCCAGGTGGGCAAGGACTTCGCCCTCCCAGGCGAGTTCGAGGCCGGACACTCCGACGAGGAGAAGGGCAAGCTCTCCGCCGTCCACTTCGTCCGCTTCGCGTTCCCGCCCGAGGCCGTCCGTGCCTTCGCGAGCTCGCCCGTCCATCTGGTGGTGGACCACCCCGCCGTGCGCGCGCGCGTCGAGCTCCAGGCCGAGAGCAAGGCGCAGTTGCTCGAGGATCTTCGCGGCTGA
- a CDS encoding urate hydroxylase PuuD gives MVLMTDAGIPFLLRWIHFLAGITWIGLLYYLNFAQTPFFAETEAPVRSGVQQKLLPRVMWWFRWGAMITFLSGWLYLLEYWLHRVGVTNAQTWVILLGGILGSVMWFNVWFVIWPRQKLVIQNALDTAAGKPANPAVAAAGARAGLASRTNVVFSIPMLFMMGSASHLPMPMPGSGGAFWLIALIIIALVEWNCLAFAPGKPTTKSLGTVKGTLWFGFILTAVFYLLFEVMKKSG, from the coding sequence ATGGTATTGATGACCGACGCAGGCATTCCGTTCCTCTTGCGGTGGATCCATTTCCTGGCCGGGATCACCTGGATCGGACTTCTCTACTACCTCAATTTCGCCCAGACCCCGTTCTTCGCGGAGACCGAGGCCCCGGTGCGCAGCGGCGTCCAGCAGAAGCTCCTGCCCCGCGTCATGTGGTGGTTCCGCTGGGGCGCCATGATCACCTTCCTCAGCGGCTGGCTCTATCTCCTGGAGTACTGGCTCCACCGGGTCGGCGTGACAAATGCGCAGACCTGGGTCATCCTGCTGGGCGGTATCCTCGGCAGCGTCATGTGGTTCAATGTCTGGTTCGTGATCTGGCCGAGGCAGAAGCTGGTCATCCAGAACGCGCTCGATACGGCGGCCGGCAAGCCCGCCAATCCGGCGGTCGCGGCCGCCGGAGCCCGCGCGGGCCTGGCGTCGCGCACGAACGTCGTGTTCTCGATCCCGATGCTCTTCATGATGGGCTCGGCCAGCCACCTGCCCATGCCGATGCCCGGCTCAGGCGGGGCCTTCTGGCTGATCGCGCTGATCATCATCGCGCTCGTGGAGTGGAACTGCCTCGCCTTCGCCCCCGGCAAGCCCACGACGAAGTCGCTCGGCACCGTCAAGGGCACCCTCTGGTTCGGCTTCATCCTGACGGCGGTCTTTTATCTGCTCTTCGAGGTAATGAAGAAGAGCGGGTAG